From the genome of Bacteroidota bacterium:
CGATATGGAATGGTATATGGATCAGCATACAATCTAATATCAAAAATATCGAAACAATCAGAAGCTTCCGAAATAGTTTTCTGGAAGAACTCAAGGCTTTTTTCCTGACCAGGATATTGAAAATCTCCTGGAGGATTGAACAGACCGTCGTAGCCACCCAGTACTACCTTTGCACCCTTATCAGCATCTTTGACTGCTTTATGAAATACCCTGAGTTCACTAATAAATTCATCAACACTACCCGACCAATAAACAGGGTTATTTGGTTCGCAGTCATTTTGCCAATATTTTATCTTTCCTTTGCAATGCTTAACCAGACGGTAAATAAAATTATAATAATCGTCCGCCGATTTTGCTGGCGACGAAGGCAACATGGCTGTAGTTGTTTTTGTAGCCCAGGTAGAAGAAGAAAAGATAGATACAAGTACCTGATCTTCCGGTTTAATTTGGTTCAGTAAAAAATCAACAGTTTCCCAGTTATATTTACCTTTTTCTGGTTCAATCTGATGCCAAATTAAATAGACCTTTGTACTGTGTACCCCCAATTCATTTAAGGAAGGTATAAATGTTACCGGAGGCTCAGGAGGGTAACCATACAGGAATCCCCAGGCTATACCTATGGGAGGCAATAATATATCCGTTTCCTTTGCAGGCTTATCTTTCTGTCCGAAAATGTTAATTGTAATTGATAAGATCAATACTATAAATGTAAGTCTTTTCATATTTTTGATATTAAGTGGACTTATAACATATTACTTATTCACAGGCTTTTTCTTACTATCCTTGATGATCTTCACTAATGTACGACAATTGTTGATAGAGTGTGTTTTATGTTGCACACAACGTTGAGTAATCGAGTAGGCAAAGGGAGTTTCACTTTAAGCCGCTCATCAGAACCGTGCTTGATAGTCTCCCATCACACGATTCTTGTTATACAAATTTATGCATTTTATTAGAAAAACCCTAAGCTTCCTTATTTTGGCAATTATCCGTTTCTTTGAAGTGGTGTTCATTGCACAAATCAAACCCGAGAAAAAATTTTCCTCTCCGATTATGGGTCGTTTTCTATATCAGTTGTGCAATAACTTTCATCGGGAGAAACATCTTTTCACTATCTGGTAATTGTTCAAATCCATACTTTTTGTAAAATTCAACTGCCTTTTCGTTGATAGGATCTACAACTACAGCCATTGCTCCAATACTCTCATTCGACAAATTGTAACTTCTAAATAGTGCATCAAGAAGAAGATGTTCTCCAAGTCCTGTTCCCTTTGTCGTAATGTCCCTTGCTAATCGACCTAATAAAATAACCGGAGCATTATAGTTTTTTGGTACTTGTTTTAAATATTTTTCAGGTATTAATTCTCGACCAAGACTTTCACTTGTTAAAGTATAATAACCAACAACATTTTGTTCATCATCGATTGCAACAAAACAAGTCGCAAGTCGTTTGCGAATATCTTGACTAACCTGTTTTCTAATATATTCTGTTAATGAATCTTCTTCACAGGTGAATTTTTTTCTATGATGAGTCTTTTCTAAAAGTTGAATTCTCACTTGAATGTCGTTTGCAATTTATACTTTTCAGCAGCTTCAACTAAATTTTGATTAGGTTTACTACTCCCAAATACAGCATCAAAAAATTTCTTCCTATCTCTTTCACTTGCAATAATTCTGTCCTTTTTGGTAATTATTTCTTCGGACTGTTCTTTAACAATCCGAATAATAAAACTGCTAAAAGATTTATC
Proteins encoded in this window:
- a CDS encoding DUF1778 domain-containing protein, with protein sequence MEAPLKNKDERIEIRISTYDKRIFRKAQKLSGDKSFSSFIIRIVKEQSEEIITKKDRIIASERDRKKFFDAVFGSSKPNQNLVEAAEKYKLQTTFK
- a CDS encoding GNAT family N-acetyltransferase, with the protein product MRIQLLEKTHHRKKFTCEEDSLTEYIRKQVSQDIRKRLATCFVAIDDEQNVVGYYTLTSESLGRELIPEKYLKQVPKNYNAPVILLGRLARDITTKGTGLGEHLLLDALFRSYNLSNESIGAMAVVVDPINEKAVEFYKKYGFEQLPDSEKMFLPMKVIAQLI